Genomic segment of Psychrobacter sanguinis:
CGCTAAAGATAACTGAAATTGCTCATCTTGAAACCATAACTGCTGAACGGGGATCACGCCACGTACCCCATTACAAAAGAACATCGACTCAATCTGGCCCAAATCTTCATCGCGTAAAAGACGTTCTTGAGCCGGTACACCTTGACGGGCCAACCTATCCATAATGACCTGACGCATAACCCCGCGAACGCCTGAATGGATAATCGGTGGTGTATACCAATTGAGGGAAGTTTGATGACTATTGGTCGCATCTGGCTTGGATTTTAAACAATAAAACACATTGCTCATTACCCCTTCCACCCAATTACCACTCATATCTGCTACCAAGCCTTCAACGAGTTCAGGATTCTGCTGCTTATGGCGTTGTAACTCACCAGCTATGATTACCCCATCCAAGCGGTTTAAACTTTTTAAACCCGCTAATGGCTCAGGTAAGCTGGCTAGCTGTGACTGCAAACACTTGGCAATAATCGGTGATTGCTCTAGCACAACCTGTTCTAAGCATTGTGAATCACTACCCTGCTTTATCGACTCCTGCTTTATTGGCAAAAACTGAGCCGTTTGTTGCGCTAGCGGTGCAGTTTTCATCACCCCTATCCAAATTAAAGCCTCATTGTCACAGGCAAGCATTGAATACGCATATCCTCGTAGATCTTGGGTAGGACGAGAAATGATGAGTTTTATCATGCCATGGTCGATAGTAGCGGCAAACTGCTGTAGTTGCGGCCAAAGTCTTTGCTCAACTTCAGGAGTAATAGTTAACTGTAAGGCTTGGCAATGGCTATGGAGACGGGCTTGATGATAAGACGGCCAAAGTAAATGAGCATTATGCACCCCCATGGTGGTAAAAAACCCATCACCATAGGCCAATGCCCGTAGATTAGGTGCAATTTGCTGAGGCGCAGTCGCAAGATAATCAGAAACAGCGGTAGAGGAAGGTGCATTTTCCGAGACGGAAAGCGCCATCATGCCAGTATCGCTGAGTTGATACCATGTCATGGCATGAGACATAATG
This window contains:
- a CDS encoding aminotransferase class IV; translated protein: MSHAMTWYQLSDTGMMALSVSENAPSSTAVSDYLATAPQQIAPNLRALAYGDGFFTTMGVHNAHLLWPSYHQARLHSHCQALQLTITPEVEQRLWPQLQQFAATIDHGMIKLIISRPTQDLRGYAYSMLACDNEALIWIGVMKTAPLAQQTAQFLPIKQESIKQGSDSQCLEQVVLEQSPIIAKCLQSQLASLPEPLAGLKSLNRLDGVIIAGELQRHKQQNPELVEGLVADMSGNWVEGVMSNVFYCLKSKPDATNSHQTSLNWYTPPIIHSGVRGVMRQVIMDRLARQGVPAQERLLRDEDLGQIESMFFCNGVRGVIPVQQLWFQDEQFQLSLAPFNKKFV